A region from the bacterium genome encodes:
- a CDS encoding DUF2975 domain-containing protein has protein sequence MKKSSTIFLQVVIVLIDIVALAIMIRFPLTEGRAANLDLFSIYADPFIIYGYVVSIAFFVALYQAFKLLGYIGQNKVFSLNSVKALRTIKYCAIVLSILIVMAGLYIRIFHAEGDDPAGFLAMCIVTTFVSIVIATAAAVFERTLQSAVDIKSENDLTV, from the coding sequence CATCGTGGCGCTGGCCATTATGATCAGGTTTCCCTTGACCGAGGGGAGAGCCGCAAACTTAGACCTGTTTAGTATTTACGCTGATCCGTTCATCATATATGGGTACGTAGTATCTATTGCATTTTTTGTTGCCCTGTATCAGGCGTTCAAATTACTCGGATACATCGGGCAAAACAAAGTATTCTCACTAAACTCTGTGAAGGCTTTAAGGACTATAAAATATTGTGCAATCGTACTGAGCATCTTAATTGTGATGGCAGGACTATACATAAGGATATTTCATGCTGAAGGTGACGACCCGGCGGGTTTTCTTGCCATGTGTATTGTGACTACTTTTGTTTCTATCGTCATCGCCACTGCGGCGGCCGTGTTTGAAAGAACTTTGCAAAGCGCTGTTGATATAAAGTCTGAGAACGACTTAACAGTATAA